TCACACTCCCCTACCTCCCCACCTCCCCACTGCCCCTAATCTTCAACGCCTCTTTCTTTATGCCGGGGGACCCGTCCACCGCACTGGCTCCTCCCTTGGGGGAGTGGGGGCCCCGAGTTCCCCACATCTCCACCTCCCCCTCACCTGGATAGACTCCCGCCTCCTCCCTGCTTTGCAAAAAACTCACCAAGAAATTACTCACTTGCTGCGTGGACTTGATGGTAGGTATGTCAAGAGTGCCCCTGCTGGTGCGCCTACGCGTGGACGACCGGAGGTTCTGCCTACGGGTAACAATTTTTATACTCTTGATATTCGCGCTCTCCCCACAGAAATTGCCTGGGATATAGGCAGGAAAGCGGCGGAGACTTTAATTGAATGCTACACACAGGAGCATGGTGAGTATCCGAAAACACTAGGTTTATCTCTGTGGGGAACTGCTACCATGCGGACTGGAGGTGATGACATTGCTGAGGCTTTGGCTTTGTTGGGTGTGCAGCCTGTTTGGGATGGTGCAGCCAGGCGGGTTGTAGATTTTGAAATTTTGCCGTTGTCAGTGTTAGGACGCCCACGGGTGGATGTAACGTTAAGAATTTCTGGATTTTTCCGGGATGCTTTTCCTAATCTGATAGATTTATTTGACCAAGCAGTTGCAGCAGTTGCAATCTTGGATGAACCTCCATCATTAAATCCCCTCGCCGCACAAGTTCGTCAAGAAACAGATTTTTGGATAAGACAAGGCTTGAGTTCACAAGAGGCGCAGGTGCGATCGCGTTATCGGGTTTTTGGTTCTAAGCCAGGCGCTTATGGTGCTGGACTGCAAGGTTTAATAGAATCACAAAATTGGACAGACGACCAAGATTTAGCGCGTGCCTACATTAACTGGAGTTGCTATGCCTATACTAGTTCCCCCTCTCAAGAAGGATTAGGGGAGTTAGGCGGCATTTCGGCACCTGAAGCCTTTGAGCAACGTCTATCACAAATGCAGATTGTCTTACATAATCAAGACAATCGTGAACACGACATCCTTGATTCCGATGATTATTACCAATTTCAAGGAGGTTTAACAGCAGCAGTACGTTCCATTCAGGGGACAAATCCCCAAACTTATTTTGGTGACAACTCCATGACTGCCAAACCGCGAGTCCGGACTCTCAAAGAAGAAATTGCTAGGGTATATCGTTCTCGTGTAGTCAATCCGAAATGGATTGCAGGAGTTATGCGCCACGGTTATAAAGGTGCATTTGAAATGGCAGCGACGGTAGATTATTTATTTGCCTACGATGCTACAGCCAAATGTGTAGAAGATCATATGTATGAGGGAATCGCACAAGCGTACTTGTTCGATCCTGATGTCAGTGAATTTATCCAGAGTAGAAACCCGTATGCCTTACGTGATATGGCCGAGAGGCTTTTGGAAGCAAAAAAACGCGGTTTATGGCAGGATGCAAATTTACAGACACTCGAAAATTTGAGAAACTTAGTTCATCAAGCAGAAGCAGTAATAGAACAAAAATAAACTGATATCGAAAAGTAGTGTAGGGAAATCTATGGACAATCTTGCGTATTTGCACGTAGCTTTTGCCTACGAGGAGTCTCCATCAAGTGAACTAGTTTTCCTAAGTTCTTGGTTGGAGAACGCAGCAGCACCAGATTGGAAACGTCTTTCCGGTAAGGCTTGGAAGCATATGCTTCCCCTTGTTCTCAGCTTGTCTATTCTCAGCGCTGTTGGTAGTGCCTTTGCATTGGAAAGAGGTGATCAAGGGCCTTCTGTTCGCTCCTTGCAACAAAAGTTAAGAAATATAGGTTTTTACCAAGCGCCCATTACCCAAGTATACGACTTTGATACAGAAGCTGCCGTCCGGCGTTTTCAAAAAGCAGCTGGCATTCAAGTAAACGGTATTGCTGGCCCAACAACCTTACAAACATTACAAAAATGGCCCAAAGCTAGTAATAGTAGCCAACTATCAAAACTTAGTAGTTTGAGTAATCCAACTCCTAAACTCAGTACAGTGAGTTATAAAACTCAACAATCTAGTACTGTGAATATTACTACAACCAACAAGCGCCGTAATCCTAATTTATTACAGAAAGGTGACGAAGGACAAGCAGTCAAAGTCTTGCAAGAGCGCTTACGAATCGCAGGCTATTATTACGGGAAATCTACGGGTATATTTGGTCCGATTACCGAAGAATCTGTGAAGCGGTTCCAACAAGCTTATAACCTCAGAGTCGATGGTGTTGTGGGGCCAGTAACAAGCCGAAAATTACCACCTATTGGTGTTGGTTATGGAGATGAAACGCCTAAACCAACAAAAAACAAAGATAATCTCACAGTAGGCGATCGCGGTGAGGTTGTGAGAGTCCTGCAAGCACAACTGATTAAAGCTGGATATTTACAGGGAGAACCAAATGGCTACTATGGACCTTATACAGCCGATGCTGTACGGCGATTCCAAGCTGATAACTACCTAAAAGCAAGTGGTATTGCAGGCCCTACAACCAGAGCCAAGTTGTACAGTATGCTAAATCCTACTTCTAAATCCAAGAGTGAATTTAGTGTTCTGGAAATACAAAGACGACTTCAAGAGCGTGGTTTTTACAAAGGACCTCTCAATGGTGTGATGGGGGATGAAACCAAACGAGCTATTAAACAAGCTCAAGAATTTTATGGCATCAGTCTGAGTGACGTGAGAAGCGGAACATATTAGCTCCGCTTAGTTGTTAGTATTAATACTTAACAGCTTGCCTATCCCCACTCACAGCCAGTCGAAAACTGTTCAAATAATTTTTTCTCTTTGATGTCAGCACATCCCCAATAATTTACTCAAGTACTACAAAGGCATTAATGCTCGTTGACACTTGGGGCAAACGGCATGGATTGTCAGCTGGCAATCAAGCAGTTGATAACCTTCTTTTTGAGCAGTTTTTGCACCAATTTTTAAGATAGAGTCATTTTTGAACTCTATAGTTGTGTTGCATCTGACACAAATCAGATGGTGATGATGATGGGGATAAGGCTGGTTCAATTCATAATGTTTATGCCCTTCTCCCAACTCCAGTTCCCGCAAAATTCCCATCCGTGCCATCAACTTGAGGGTGCGGTAAATGGTTGACAGGCTGATTCCTTCACCATCGGATTCTAGCCTATGATACAAATCCTCCGCACTGAGATGTTCACCTTGCGGAAGATCCTGAAAAATGTGTAGAATTGTTTCTCGCTGGGGTGTTAAACGCCAGCCGCGATCATTGAGTTCTGCCTTGAGTGAAGAAGCTGTGTAGACAGTCATACTAATTTTTCTCAACAAACCCTTTCAGCTGCGAATATAGCAAAACTTGAGGGTAATTTGCAACAATCATGTCTTATTGAGAATATTTGCTAAATGCTATGGCAGTAGCTATGAAAAATTAACAGGTAACACACTTTGTTGTGATCCCCGTCAGGAAAATCTCTTGACAAAATAAACGTCGTAGCTACAGTTGTACTAACTGCGAATCATTTGCCATAGCTTAGTGAGACTTTCTCGGAAGGGGGATCAAAAATAATGGGTTGTTGGTTGGTGGTTGTTGGGAAATATCAACTATCAACTATCAACTCACTAACTCAAAGACTCCAAATAGTCACGAATCAGGTTGCGTCGCTTGGGTTGGCGTAGCTTTTGCAGTGCTTTGGATTCAATTTGGCGTACTCGTTCCCGTGATAAGTCAAGAGCGCGCCCGATTTCTGCTAGCGAGTAAGGATGACCGTCTGCTAGTCCAAACCGCATGAGAATCACGTCCCGTTCACGGCTGGTTAAATCTGCCAACAGGTGCTGCAAGTCTCTTTGTAATGATTCTCGCATAAGCATATCCTCTGGCGTCACACAGTCGGTTTCTAGTAATTCGCCTAATTCTGTGTCTTTATCTTTACCAACCTTAGTTTCTAGAGAGACGGAGCGAGGCACTCTTAACAACACTTCCCGGACTTGAGTAGGTGTCATTTCTAACTCTTGGGCCAAGTCTTCTAGAGTTGGGGTACGACCTTTTTCTTGAGCAATTTTACGTTGAGCCTTTTTGATTTTGTTTAGCTTTTCTGTAATGTGAACAGGGAGGCGAATCGTCCGGCTAGAAGTTGCGATCGCTCGTGTGATCCCCTGACGAATCCACCAATAGGCGTAAGTGCTAAAACGATAACCCTTGGTTGGGTCAAATTTTTCCACAGCTCGCTCTAAGCCCAAAGTTCCTTCTTGGACTAAATCTAACAATTCTAGACCACGATTTTGATACTTTTTAGCAACAGATACAACTAGGCGGAGGTTTGCCTTGATCATGTGTTCTTTGGACTGGAGTCCATCACTCTGAATTTTCTCCAATTCCTCCACAGTCAATTTGGCAATTTCAGCCCAACGCCGTTTCCCTTGTCCTAAAATTTGTTTGAGTTCCAACACCTCTACACCAGCAGCGCGGGCCCATCTTTCTATAGAAGGTCGGTGTCCTAATTGCGATGCTAAACGCTCCTGAATTTCGATGACTCGGAGGTAAGGTATAAGTATTTCGTCTCCTTGCTTGGCAGCATTAGACAAGACTATCCGCATCCGCAAGTAGCGCTGAACTTTCTGAGCTTCTGAAACCTCTTCATCCCGCCCTAACAGTCTAACCCTACCAATTTCCTGAAGATACAGACGTACCAGATCTGTGCTGCGGCGGTTAGCGCTAACAGCAAAACTGGCGGGATCTTGAGCAGCCATCTCCAACTCTTCCAGATCGTCTACTGGTAATTCAGTGTCATCAATCGTAAGATCCGGGTCAAATATTTGAGAGGATTGTTGGGTTTCGTAGGCGGTATCTGCGTAAAAGGATGTTGCTGGCATAAGGATCGTCTCAATGGCTCCAGGTAACAATAGATTGCGGTCAGCTAAATCTAATCAACTGTTGCTATTGTTCCCGTGATTTACGAAGAACTAACACGGTTTTAAGTAACATTTGGGGTTTTTTCTCAAAAAACCATACTGGTTTTTTTTATTACATCTCCATAACTCAGCTGTTAGGCTGACTTTCCAGTGAACCAATAGCTATTCAAAGGCAAAGCCAGACTAAAAATTATCAATCTCCCAGTCAAGATTTCAAATGTAATTTAGCTTGACTGTCACTTTTATAACGTGGTATAAACATGCATCAGTGAAAAACTTATTTATTACAGGCATAGTCATATCTACATAGCTATGCAGATACTTTCCTGAAGATTTGATATTTTTTCGTCAGGGAATTTTAGGAATTGGTAATTGGTAATTGGTAATTGTTATGAGGCATCAACAACTAACTACTATCCACTAACCACTAACCAATAATAAATTATTCGTTATATTCCGGCTTGATATCGCGTAGCATCAGTTCCAAGAGTGCCAGTCGCGGAGTAACTTCAGCTTGGAGTAGACGATACACTTGTTCGGTAATAGGCATGGAAATATTTTGCTGCTGTGAACGCAGCATCAAAACTTTAGTGGTATTAATCCCTTCAGCAGTTCCTTGTAGATGGGTGAGAATTTCTGTCAGAGTTTTGCCACAGGCTAGTTGGTAGCCAACTTGGTAATTGCGACTCAAAGGACTGTTACCAGTAGCAAGCAAGTCACCTAAACCAGATAACCCGTAAAATGTTTCCTGCTTTGCACCCCAGTGAACACCGATGCGAACCATTTCTGTTAAACCACGGGTGAGTAACGCAGCTTTAGCATTGGTTCCCAGCTGCAAACCGTCACATACACCAGCAGCGATCGCCATTACATTTTTCAGCGTTCCTCCTAGTTCCACTCCCAGGGGATCAGCATTTGTATAAACCCGGAAACGATTGGAGGAAAATACCATCTGGACAACCTCAGCAGCACTGACAACGTGGCTAGCAACTACCGTTGCGGCTGGTAATTCCTGTTGAATTTCTTGGGATAAATTGGGGCCAGAAAGAACAACTACAGGATGATTGGGAAAAGCTTCTTGCCAAATTTGGGAGGGTGTGCAGGTGGTTTGCGGATCTAAACCTTTTGTGGCTGTGACAAAAATGATTTCTGGAGAAAGGGGCAAAGATTGGAGTTGAGAAACTACATCTCTGACACCTTTCATAGAAACAGCAGAGAGAATTACATCCACATCTTTTAGCACTTGTGCCAAAGTTTGGGAATCACGACGCGACCAAAGATGCACTTTGTGTCCGTTGACTTTAGCCAAAGTTGCCAAAGCACTTCCCCAAGCACCCGCGCCCAGAATAACTACTGATTTTGTCATTAGTCAATTGTCAATTGTCATTGGTCATTGGGGGACAGGAAAGAGAAATTCCCCTTAGTCTCCCTTGTCTCCCTTGTCTCCCTTGTCTCCCTTGTCTCCCTTGTCCCCATCATCACCCACGTGGATACCTTTCCATCAATTCCCTCACTTGCTCAGCATGATATGAGCTTCTTGTCAAGGGTGAAGAGACAACTTGTAAAAATCCTAATTCTTCTCCGAACGATTTCCAAGCAGCAAATTGATCTGGGTGGATAAACTGATCTACTTTTAGGTGTTTTTGAGTTGGTTGAAGATATTGTCCAATCGTCAAAATATCACAATCAACTGCACGTAAATCTTGCATGACTTGGCGAATTTCCTCATCAGTTTCACCGAGTCCGACCATAATTCCGGATTTGGTGTAGACAGCAGGAGCAAGTTGACGCGTTAGCGAAGCTCTTCCGTAGGAAGCTCGCTTGAGTAATTCCAGGGTGCGATCATAATTACCTTGGGGACGCACACGGCGATATAAACGCGGAACTGTTTCTGTATTATGATTGAGGACTTCCGGTTTCGCTTGGAGAATTAACTCTAGTGCTTCCCAATTACCGCACAAATCCGGAATTAATACTTCAATAGTAGTGTGAGGTGAAATTGTACGAATTGCTGCAATACAACGGACAAACTGTGATGCGCCTCCATCCGGCAAGTCATCTCGATTGACAGAAGTAATCACCACATGGTTCAGTTTCATCCGGCGCACTGCTTCCGCCAGTCGTGTGGGTTCTGTGGGGTCTAGAGGTTTGGGTTTTTTCTCAAAATCAATATCACAGTAAGGACAAGCACGTGTACAAGCAGGTCCCATGATTAAAAACGTCGCCGTTCCAGCATTAAAGCACTCACCAATATTCGGACAGGACGCTTCCTCACAAACCGTATTCAGGGCTAAATCCCGTAAAATCTCTTTAACATTACCAACGCGCTCCCATTGAGGCGCTTTCACCCGCAACCAGTCTGGTTTAAGAATCACAATCCACTTTTACCACTTAAAGTTAGTTATCAAACTTAATGTTAGCAAGCTTTGAGATCAAGGCTGAAGTATGAAGTATGTCCTACCTTTTTTCTTTATTTGTCATTTAACTAAGCTTGTGATAGTCTATTATCTATATTGGCATTATTGTGCCGGGATGTAGCGCAGCTTGGTAGCGCACTTCGTTCGGGACGAAGGGGCCGCTGGTTCGAATCCAGTCATCCCGATTTATTTAATTTTAAAAAATTAGTGTTGTTGAGTAATTAGATTAGATCTCAATAATGCGATCGCCTAAACTTATCTCATATGCCTATCAAATAGGCAAATCGCTAACACCAACTTCCCTTGAACAAGGCAAGCGATCGCAGGGGAGTACAATTAGTAAAAAGTCTGGTGTTTGGTTGTTCATAGCCATGAAGTCTTTATTTAATTTAGAAGCCCTCATACGTCTCCAATGTTGCAGAACTTGCCTTTTGAACTTGATTAAAGTATTGTCTATAGTATTTAAATCTAAGGCGCTGATACATTTTCATATAACTAGTCAGAGCATCATTAGGACGCTGACAGCATATGTAATCTACACATTCTCTAACCGTCTCTAGAACACCTTCTAAAATAAATTCACGCTGTTGGTCTGAATTTATAAAATCTACAATAATTGGAGCTTCTACATAATACTGATGAATCAAAGCTTGCCCTTCTGGTTTTAAGGCTAAGTAATTGTCGCGAAAATCTCGAAGTATTTGAAGTTCAAAGCAGTCATCAGGTAATCCTGCGTAACTAACACAGGCAGTGGTTAGAAAACAACCTTTTTTCTCTTGACTTTGGTTCTGATTTTTTGATAAGCACTCTTGTGCAACTTTCTGTATTTTGTCAAACAGCGAATCATTTAATTGATAGATAGGGAAGTAAAAAGACTTGATTCTTCTTACTGAACTTATAATTACTGTAGGCTGCACACTAAAAATTTCATTTAATATATCATCAAACACCTCATCCTCATCATCAATTTTATGATTTAAAGCATTGGATAAAGAAAATGCTGCAAGCCTATAAAAACCGTCAGAAAGCTGAGAATCTTCCTTAAAGGAGTCAAATAATTCATAGGCTTGAATTAAATTATCTAAGCGGCCTTTCAGCTGCTTAATATCTTCATCATTTGGATCAAACGTTTTCGCAACTTTAAAGAAGAGGCGGGCTGCATCTAGCAGTATAATATTAGAGTTTGCGAAACCTATCTGAGCTATTTCTATCCCAAAATTATAGAATCTAGCAGCCACGTATTTACGTGCATCTTCATCATCTTTAGGTAATAACGAAATAAGCCTTTCCGCTACAGATTGAATTTTTTTGAACTCACCGCTACGTAAGTGAATAACACAAATATAGAAAAGCGTTTCAAAGTCTTGAATATCAGTTTTTCCATCAGCACCAATTGCACGTTCTGCCCATGAGAGAGCCTTGGTATATTCGCCTTCATCAGTGTAAGTACGCGAAATTTCTAAATACGGTTCTGAGTTATAAGGCTCTAAATCTATCGCCTTCTTAAACTGTTCTCTAGCTTGTTGATATAGACTTGATCTTCTTGTGTCATCCTCTAAAGAACCAGCATACTCTTTAAACATTGCACCGTAATTGAGCCAGTAAAGAGGTACATCAGAAGCATCTTTGGTGAGTTTACGATAAACCTTTAAGGCATTATCCCAGTCCTCTATACGAGCAAAACATATTCCTAATTGGTTTCGAGCCGCATTTTGTCCTGGCAAAAGAACAAGCACCTTCTTAAGAAGTGGAATAGCTGCCTCCCATTCTTCTTCGGACATTTTCTCTTGTGCTTCATCCACTAGCTTAGAAATTTGTTCTCCATGTCGCTGCAAAGAATCATAGTTTTCTTTCGCCTTTGAGTCACTAAGAGTTTCATAAGCTTCGCGAATTAATTTGAACCGTTCAGGATCTTTTTCTGGAGAGTATTTTCGGATAAGGCGACAATAGTTGCGTTTGATTTCTGAAGGAGTAGCTTGGGGAGATAACTCTAGTAGTTGATAGAATTCATTAGCCATTTTAGTTGCTTACTCCCTATTTTCTATATCAAACATTAGATCAACCAAACGATTACCAGCCTCTTCTATTAATAGAGAATCATCTTTTGTTAAAGCTTCTTTTAGTTCTTGGACTACATCAGACAATTGCATCCTTTCTGCAAGTGGAAGACTACTACTTAGGATTTCAGCTCTATCAATGATTGCTTCATAGCCTTTTGCTTTAGTGCTTTGTCGCCAAAGTTCTTGTAGGCGTTCCCTTGCTTCAGCCTTGTCTCCCTCATCCATTCTTTTATTGGATTTTCCATAAGAAATTTCTACACTTTTTTTAATGGCAGGGATACTAGCCTTGACTGTAGCAAGACCATTAGTGTTATAAGAAAATTCAACTTCAACAGGATAAGGAATTCCATCAGGTGCGGGAGGGATATCGGTTATGTGACCAAAAATTTCAATATCAACAGCATCCTGGGGCAATCGTGCGGTACCTTTATGATCCTGATAGAGTCTGACCTCAACTTGTGTTTGATTTGCACTGAGCAAACTGTATATCTTCTTAGTAGAATAGGGAATCGTGGTATTGGGTAAAATCAGGGGTTCATAAGTTAGCATTTGTTGTCCACCTATTTGACTTACCACTTCAATACCCAAACCAAAGGGGGCTACATCTGTTAAGACAATTCCTGATTCTTCACTGATAATCTTTTGGGCAATGGCTGCGCTGATAGATGCCCCAATACCTACTGCAAGGTCTGGATTAACATCCGCTTTAGGCTCCCTAGCAAACATTTCAGCAACTAGCCTACGTACAGCAGGAATGTAAGTGGTACCACCTACTAGCAATACTCGATCAATAGCACTAGGTTTCACCTTTTTAGCATTCAATGCTTGACGAACACACTCTCTAGCTCGTTCTAACAGAGGAGCAATTGCTCGCTCAAACTCATCTCTAGTTACTTCAAGCTCTAGATCTATTAATTCACTCCCTTGAACAGCAAAATTGGGGACGCTGACCACATGAGAAAATTGGCTAGAAAGTATCTTCTTCGCAGATTCAGCAACCTCTTTAAGTTTACTTACGGATTTGTCTGGAATTTGAATATCTGGATAATCAGCTTGAAACTTACTTCGTATCAAGTTGATCAATATCTCATCAAAATCTTTACCTCCAAGATAGGGATCTCCGAAACTACTTTTGACATCTAATACGCCAGCCATCATTTCTAGCACCGTAATGTCTAAAGTACCACCGCCCCAGTCAAAAACAACCACTTCTTCTTCAGCATCAATATTGTCAATACCAAATGCTAAAGCTGCTGCTGTTGGCTCATTAATGAGACGAAGTACCTGAAATCCTGCCAA
Above is a genomic segment from Fischerella sp. JS2 containing:
- a CDS encoding peptidoglycan-binding domain-containing protein, yielding MDNLAYLHVAFAYEESPSSELVFLSSWLENAAAPDWKRLSGKAWKHMLPLVLSLSILSAVGSAFALERGDQGPSVRSLQQKLRNIGFYQAPITQVYDFDTEAAVRRFQKAAGIQVNGIAGPTTLQTLQKWPKASNSSQLSKLSSLSNPTPKLSTVSYKTQQSSTVNITTTNKRRNPNLLQKGDEGQAVKVLQERLRIAGYYYGKSTGIFGPITEESVKRFQQAYNLRVDGVVGPVTSRKLPPIGVGYGDETPKPTKNKDNLTVGDRGEVVRVLQAQLIKAGYLQGEPNGYYGPYTADAVRRFQADNYLKASGIAGPTTRAKLYSMLNPTSKSKSEFSVLEIQRRLQERGFYKGPLNGVMGDETKRAIKQAQEFYGISLSDVRSGTY
- a CDS encoding transcriptional repressor; the protein is MTVYTASSLKAELNDRGWRLTPQRETILHIFQDLPQGEHLSAEDLYHRLESDGEGISLSTIYRTLKLMARMGILRELELGEGHKHYELNQPYPHHHHHLICVRCNTTIEFKNDSILKIGAKTAQKEGYQLLDCQLTIHAVCPKCQRALMPL
- the sigC gene encoding RNA polymerase sigma factor SigC; protein product: MPATSFYADTAYETQQSSQIFDPDLTIDDTELPVDDLEELEMAAQDPASFAVSANRRSTDLVRLYLQEIGRVRLLGRDEEVSEAQKVQRYLRMRIVLSNAAKQGDEILIPYLRVIEIQERLASQLGHRPSIERWARAAGVEVLELKQILGQGKRRWAEIAKLTVEELEKIQSDGLQSKEHMIKANLRLVVSVAKKYQNRGLELLDLVQEGTLGLERAVEKFDPTKGYRFSTYAYWWIRQGITRAIATSSRTIRLPVHITEKLNKIKKAQRKIAQEKGRTPTLEDLAQELEMTPTQVREVLLRVPRSVSLETKVGKDKDTELGELLETDCVTPEDMLMRESLQRDLQHLLADLTSRERDVILMRFGLADGHPYSLAEIGRALDLSRERVRQIESKALQKLRQPKRRNLIRDYLESLS
- a CDS encoding NAD(P)H-dependent glycerol-3-phosphate dehydrogenase, which produces MTKSVVILGAGAWGSALATLAKVNGHKVHLWSRRDSQTLAQVLKDVDVILSAVSMKGVRDVVSQLQSLPLSPEIIFVTATKGLDPQTTCTPSQIWQEAFPNHPVVVLSGPNLSQEIQQELPAATVVASHVVSAAEVVQMVFSSNRFRVYTNADPLGVELGGTLKNVMAIAAGVCDGLQLGTNAKAALLTRGLTEMVRIGVHWGAKQETFYGLSGLGDLLATGNSPLSRNYQVGYQLACGKTLTEILTHLQGTAEGINTTKVLMLRSQQQNISMPITEQVYRLLQAEVTPRLALLELMLRDIKPEYNE
- the lipA gene encoding lipoyl synthase; amino-acid sequence: MILKPDWLRVKAPQWERVGNVKEILRDLALNTVCEEASCPNIGECFNAGTATFLIMGPACTRACPYCDIDFEKKPKPLDPTEPTRLAEAVRRMKLNHVVITSVNRDDLPDGGASQFVRCIAAIRTISPHTTIEVLIPDLCGNWEALELILQAKPEVLNHNTETVPRLYRRVRPQGNYDRTLELLKRASYGRASLTRQLAPAVYTKSGIMVGLGETDEEIRQVMQDLRAVDCDILTIGQYLQPTQKHLKVDQFIHPDQFAAWKSFGEELGFLQVVSSPLTRSSYHAEQVRELMERYPRG
- a CDS encoding J domain-containing protein; translated protein: MANEFYQLLELSPQATPSEIKRNYCRLIRKYSPEKDPERFKLIREAYETLSDSKAKENYDSLQRHGEQISKLVDEAQEKMSEEEWEAAIPLLKKVLVLLPGQNAARNQLGICFARIEDWDNALKVYRKLTKDASDVPLYWLNYGAMFKEYAGSLEDDTRRSSLYQQAREQFKKAIDLEPYNSEPYLEISRTYTDEGEYTKALSWAERAIGADGKTDIQDFETLFYICVIHLRSGEFKKIQSVAERLISLLPKDDEDARKYVAARFYNFGIEIAQIGFANSNIILLDAARLFFKVAKTFDPNDEDIKQLKGRLDNLIQAYELFDSFKEDSQLSDGFYRLAAFSLSNALNHKIDDEDEVFDDILNEIFSVQPTVIISSVRRIKSFYFPIYQLNDSLFDKIQKVAQECLSKNQNQSQEKKGCFLTTACVSYAGLPDDCFELQILRDFRDNYLALKPEGQALIHQYYVEAPIIVDFINSDQQREFILEGVLETVRECVDYICCQRPNDALTSYMKMYQRLRFKYYRQYFNQVQKASSATLETYEGF
- a CDS encoding Hsp70 family protein, with protein sequence MTKDFAIGIDLGTSTSEICFYRKDGSEPIPDPISKIPIIPSIVAINPKGELLVGENARSYVDVQGRGIREVKRKMGTSEKVKLQDKEYRPEEISALILRKLKDNAEERLGTTIKEVVISVPANFPDAARQATLNAAELAGFQVLRLINEPTAAALAFGIDNIDAEEEVVVFDWGGGTLDITVLEMMAGVLDVKSSFGDPYLGGKDFDEILINLIRSKFQADYPDIQIPDKSVSKLKEVAESAKKILSSQFSHVVSVPNFAVQGSELIDLELEVTRDEFERAIAPLLERARECVRQALNAKKVKPSAIDRVLLVGGTTYIPAVRRLVAEMFAREPKADVNPDLAVGIGASISAAIAQKIISEESGIVLTDVAPFGLGIEVVSQIGGQQMLTYEPLILPNTTIPYSTKKIYSLLSANQTQVEVRLYQDHKGTARLPQDAVDIEIFGHITDIPPAPDGIPYPVEVEFSYNTNGLATVKASIPAIKKSVEISYGKSNKRMDEGDKAEARERLQELWRQSTKAKGYEAIIDRAEILSSSLPLAERMQLSDVVQELKEALTKDDSLLIEEAGNRLVDLMFDIENRE